In Paenibacillus guangzhouensis, a single window of DNA contains:
- a CDS encoding GyrI-like domain-containing protein — MQETIAIDLVEVAPFKALAVSTEMTPDKSGTRLAWSKLTAQVPLDDARLADGPSAYVFIPQEQWSMEIDKLWVGLAVREFGDVPQGIETLEISGGLCVSARVNGDEAHMWRVYDAIFAWIEQSPDYEIDRREGVLGMETVPFEPMNALTIPYAEIETFNFTMLYPVCKKSS; from the coding sequence TTGCAGGAGACGATTGCGATTGATTTGGTAGAAGTAGCGCCATTCAAGGCATTGGCAGTAAGTACGGAGATGACACCCGATAAGAGTGGGACACGGCTGGCGTGGAGCAAGCTTACAGCGCAGGTTCCTCTAGACGATGCGCGACTCGCCGACGGGCCTTCAGCCTATGTGTTCATTCCGCAGGAACAATGGAGTATGGAAATCGATAAGCTTTGGGTTGGATTAGCGGTTCGTGAGTTTGGGGATGTACCGCAGGGCATCGAAACGTTGGAGATAAGTGGGGGACTCTGTGTAAGCGCCCGAGTGAATGGGGATGAAGCTCATATGTGGCGCGTATATGATGCGATCTTTGCATGGATCGAACAGTCTCCCGATTATGAAATCGATCGGCGGGAAGGTGTACTCGGGATGGAGACAGTTCCGTTTGAACCGATGAATGCGCTCACGATCCCCTATGCTGAAATTGAAACATTCAACTTTACAATGCTATATCCGGTATGCAAGAAGTCGTCTTAG
- a CDS encoding alpha/beta hydrolase produces MDYLSRVLPELRGTLEQFPGFELKANLEGSRSLLSTPPIVKSEHVRTTSRMIPGAAGAMLAKIYEPAERTAAKLPAMLWIHGGGYVLGHPDMDDALCERFVQAARCVVVSVDYRLAPEHPYPAAIHDCYAGLTWMTNEAELLGIDVERVAIAGASGGGGLTAALALMARDKGGPAVTFQMPLYPMIDNRNRTASSHEITTTPATWNRSNNLEAWHMYLGEDVDAHEVSPYAVPLRAESLEGLPPIYTCIGQLDLFRDETLEYVTRLAEAGVDVEFHLYPGSYHCFEVFVPEAEVSQRASQNYIDAMARALNP; encoded by the coding sequence ATGGACTATCTAAGCAGGGTATTGCCGGAATTAAGAGGAACATTAGAACAATTTCCAGGTTTTGAGCTCAAGGCGAATTTAGAAGGGAGCCGGAGCCTGCTATCGACTCCACCAATTGTAAAATCGGAGCATGTTCGTACGACAAGCCGCATGATTCCGGGAGCAGCGGGCGCGATGCTGGCCAAAATCTACGAACCAGCCGAACGAACGGCCGCGAAGCTACCAGCTATGCTGTGGATTCACGGCGGAGGTTATGTGCTCGGGCACCCAGATATGGATGATGCACTGTGCGAACGCTTCGTACAGGCGGCTAGATGTGTTGTCGTATCCGTCGATTACCGACTTGCACCCGAGCATCCGTATCCTGCTGCCATCCATGATTGTTATGCTGGCCTGACCTGGATGACGAATGAAGCTGAGTTATTAGGAATTGATGTGGAACGGGTTGCGATTGCCGGTGCAAGTGGAGGAGGCGGGCTGACCGCAGCACTTGCTTTAATGGCTCGCGACAAAGGCGGTCCTGCCGTTACCTTCCAAATGCCGCTATATCCGATGATCGACAATCGGAACAGGACAGCATCGAGCCATGAGATTACAACCACGCCTGCAACTTGGAACCGATCGAATAATTTGGAAGCATGGCACATGTACCTGGGTGAGGATGTCGACGCACACGAGGTATCCCCTTATGCAGTCCCCTTAAGAGCAGAAAGCTTGGAGGGGCTGCCGCCTATATATACATGCATTGGTCAGCTCGATCTATTCCGAGATGAGACGCTCGAATATGTGACGAGGCTTGCCGAAGCAGGTGTAGATGTCGAATTCCATCTTTATCCCGGATCCTATCATTGCTTTGAGGTGTTCGTTCCGGAAGCGGAAGTCAGCCAACGCGCCAGCCAGAACTATATCGACGCAATGGCAAGAGCGCTTAATCCCTAA